A part of Acidimicrobiales bacterium genomic DNA contains:
- a CDS encoding NUDIX domain-containing protein, with the protein MTDPGDGASDRPQLCVGVIAVNAERLLLVRRGRGPAAGEWSVPGGRVELGETLAEAVLRELAEETGLDGVCDELVGWVERIGPDHHFVILDFRVSVLDARRPEAGSDAAEAAWVPLSEVAELRLVDGLAEFLHEHGILDVIA; encoded by the coding sequence CCGGGTGACGGGGCGTCGGACCGCCCGCAGCTGTGCGTCGGGGTCATCGCCGTCAACGCCGAGCGGCTCCTCCTCGTCCGCCGGGGGCGCGGCCCGGCGGCCGGCGAGTGGTCGGTCCCCGGCGGCCGCGTCGAGCTGGGGGAGACGCTGGCCGAGGCCGTGCTGCGCGAGCTGGCCGAGGAGACGGGCCTCGACGGCGTCTGCGACGAGCTGGTCGGCTGGGTCGAGCGCATCGGGCCCGACCACCACTTCGTGATCCTGGACTTCCGGGTCAGCGTGCTCGACGCCAGACGGCCCGAGGCCGGGTCCGACGCCGCGGAGGCGGCGTGGGTCCCCCTCTCCGAGGTGGCCGAGCTACGCCTCGTCGACGGCCTCGCCGAGTTCCTCCACGAGCACGGGATCCTCGACGTCATCGCCTGA